One Sesamum indicum cultivar Zhongzhi No. 13 linkage group LG14, S_indicum_v1.0, whole genome shotgun sequence genomic window, TTCTGTGTGATGTTTTGGCAGGATTCGTTTTATCACAATTTGACGCCAGAGGAATTTAAAAAAGTTCATGAATACAACTTTGACCATCCTGGTGAGTTTTTGAAACTTGGAGCATTTCTGTCCTCCTCagaattatacttttatttatttatctgtTCCTTCGTGATAAGTCTTGTCTGGTAAAGGATGAACTGTAGCAGTATGTGTCTTCTGATACTGTTCTTGCTTAGCTCAAATTATGAGGTATTGGTGAAAATCTGTTTGATGGTTATCCtgatttttacaattaagCCCTCTATATTATGGTCACTTATTCTTCAGCATCCCATAGGCTTTTGCACTTTATCCAAGTTCAGTTTTCCNNNNNNNNNNGCAAATTCCAGTCTTATATTGATCTCAGAAAGCTATCTATGCCATGAAATAAATAGAAGTAGAGTTCTTTGGTATGCCTTTAGGTAATATGTGCACCTTCTGCCTTGAGGTCTCGTGGGTAGTAAGTATGGTACGTTTATAACATTACATTCTAGGAGAAAGGTAGATATCTAAATAAGAATAGTCAATGAATTGCGATGTGAAACTTCATTAAATGATATGTTATTAGATGTGACTTTACTAAGATttgttaattgcatttttgggtTTGCATCACCAGAATAGTTTCATgcttatctaaatttatttctgtTCCCATTTAGATGCGTTCGACACAGAGCAACTGTTGTGCATAATGGAGAAGTTAAAACATGGTCAGGCGGTAGACATTCCAAGATATGACTTCAAGagttataaaaatgatatcttcCCTGCTCGAAGagtaatatttgttatttctttCCAGAATTCCTCTcgttttctatcaatttttgaaacttattctaatttgtttaaatttgcTAGGTAAATCCCTCGgatgttattattttagaagGAATACTCATCTTTCATGATCTGCGTGTTCGAGATTTGATGAATATGAAGATATTCGTAGATACAGGTTCTTTCTCTTGCTTTCCACTCTTTTTTGCATGTTTTAGATGAATTCATTATGCAAATCTATATACTATGCATACGATAAAAAGGATCAGTTGCAgttcttcaattttgaatttcaactTGTATCGGGTACAAAATTATCATGTTGATAAATTTTACCCTTGAGGCTTGTAGTAAAAGGCATAATGCACAGATTAGTAGCCGAAGGAAATTGCTGCAAAATCTCAAGAGATATCACTTCCGGAGTTTAATTGAACTGAGGACAAGCTTCTCCTAGGATATAATCAATGTTGAATGATTTCTTACTTGGATAAGTTACAGCTTTCCTTTCAATTTCTTACCATTAGTTCAGAAATTGTCTGCTAGCTACTTCTGTTCATGCACTTTTGCTGAATGAATAAGATATGGGAATCATTGAGATGTGaaggtttcttttttttcatctttgcacttttttcttgttcctttaactttttgagGGACTAAAATCGATAATGGGTTTCACTGGTTATTGTACTTTTTGTTCCGATTTTTGATAGCATAAGATTTTCAGTGCAGATGCTGATGTACGCCTGGCTAGGAGAATAAGGCGTGATACAGTAGAAAAGGGAAGAGATATTGGTATGGTGCTTGATCAGGTATCAAAAAgcttattactttttatttccataatATTATTGACGAGTAGTTTACTGTCAGCTAACTCCGGAAGTGCCTTTATTGTAGTTTTCTGTTGTACTGCAGATTTGATGAAACAAATAATGGTGTATCCCATGTGAAATGAATTCGTAAATAACGTATGAGAGGGTTAAAAGACATACAAAGTGGCTGCTAACAATAGATATATTGTTTGGGAGAAATATGAAACTGGTATCAACTGGCAATCTTACTTAAATTAATGCTTTTGTGATTTCACGATGAAATTAGCATTCTAGAGCGTAGACAAGTGTGAAAAATATAGTCCATAATTCCATGCAACCAAATTTAGATAACTACAGAAACAAATTTCTTTGAAATGACTAATGAGTTTGGTTCTTTGAAGCTTCTAATAAAGAACTGATGATGCTTTAGCTGATGATGGACCCAAATCTCAATCTCATATCTGAGGTGAAAAATGTGACATTACTGGATAGGTGTGACAATGAAACTTatgttctttctctttttttctttttatgattgTACATCCTTAACTATTTCTCCACAATGGTTATCCATTAAATAATCTCAGTTTTCTCAATACCTTCTTTTGGTTCTCCACTGTAATATTGATGCTCAGCTGTAACTGATAACTTATGTGTTTTTGAGATCCAATTCTCGCTAACTAATCATTGCCGTTTTCATGTACATGCAGTACTCAAAGTTTGTAAAGCCTGCTTTCGACGATTTTATACTTCCAACAAAGAAGTATGCTGACATTATCATTCCTCGTGGAGGAGACAATCATGTTGCTATTGACTTGATTGTCCAACATATACGGACTAAACTTGGTCAACATGATCTTTGTAAAATCTATCCTAATTTATATGTTATTCAGTCAACTTTTCAGGTATCATTTCCATCTTGCTAATTTTACACGTGAACCCTACTCATTTCATTTAAACTTTAATTCCATTTGACCTCGTTATTTTGTCTTCCTTTTAATTCTTTGTTGACTTTTGTTGTATGCAGATACGCGGAATGCACACACTCATACGCGATTCTCAGTCAACAAAACatgattttgtcttttattcTGACCGTTTGATCCGACTGGTATGTGTCTGTGTTTCTAAGATGTGATTATCTACCATTAACTTTTCCAATaggattattttattttgctctGCTTGCTTATTTAGTAGAGACTTCATTGTGTTAGGTGGTTGAGCACGGTCTTGGGCATCTTCCATTCACAGAAAAGCAGGTGATCACTCCTACGGGTAAGTTACTATCATCAATTTTCTGTACTTGTCTTCAGGTTAGTTTAATAGTCTGATTTCATGTAGAATTTGGAATGTACTGAACTTCGGTAGTCATACTAACAGAAACAAGCACGGGTtacttttattgttttttaccTTTGTTGGCATTTCTTGATACGGAATTTTCTCTACTTTTCATAACCCCCCTCGAATTGATGAGTAATATTGTCATTTGAAATGCATTCTGGATTTCATTTTTCTGAAAACAATGTTTTTGGTCTGATGTTCTGCTTACTGATCAATCATTATCAGTCCCTACATGTTCCTTAAACAGGACAATGTTCATGCAAAGCTGTTAATTCTCATAGTATTGCTCTATTAATGCAGGATCCGTGTACACTGGAGTAGACTTCTGTAAGAGACTATGTGGTGTCTCTATAATCAGAaggttataaaatattactctttctttttccttttctctcttttttctggGGCTGTggttttcttcctttttgccTTCCTGCCTGTTGGTTATGACCTGAACACATGCGCCAAACATCCCTCTTATATCAGTTACTTGTGGGGTTagcttttgaa contains:
- the LOC105176565 gene encoding uridine kinase-like protein 3 isoform X1: MIFLNLLQFQAFGRCVLPGDFGLPLRSAVEDLIEASSGIHFSGFHLENTDPSASELERSTTSATENVLQPFVIGVAGGAASGKTSVCDMIIEQLHDQRVVLVNQDSFYHNLTPEEFKKVHEYNFDHPDAFDTEQLLCIMEKLKHGQAVDIPRYDFKSYKNDIFPARRVNPSDVIILEGILIFHDLRVRDLMNMKIFVDTDADVRLARRIRRDTVEKGRDIGMVLDQYSKFVKPAFDDFILPTKKYADIIIPRGGDNHVAIDLIVQHIRTKLGQHDLCKIYPNLYVIQSTFQIRGMHTLIRDSQSTKHDFVFYSDRLIRLVVEHGLGHLPFTEKQVITPTGSVYTGVDFCKRLCGVSIIRSGESMENALRACCKGIKIGKILIHREGDNGQQLIYEKLPTDISDRHVLLLDPILGTGNSAVQAISLLIKKGVPESNIIFLNLISAPQGVHVVCKHFPRVKIVTSEIEIGLNDDYRVIPGMGEFGDRYFGTDDD
- the LOC105176565 gene encoding uridine kinase-like protein 3 isoform X2 is translated as MGSTAVEDLIEASSGIHFSGFHLENTDPSASELERSTTSATENVLQPFVIGVAGGAASGKTSVCDMIIEQLHDQRVVLVNQDSFYHNLTPEEFKKVHEYNFDHPDAFDTEQLLCIMEKLKHGQAVDIPRYDFKSYKNDIFPARRVNPSDVIILEGILIFHDLRVRDLMNMKIFVDTDADVRLARRIRRDTVEKGRDIGMVLDQYSKFVKPAFDDFILPTKKYADIIIPRGGDNHVAIDLIVQHIRTKLGQHDLCKIYPNLYVIQSTFQIRGMHTLIRDSQSTKHDFVFYSDRLIRLVVEHGLGHLPFTEKQVITPTGSVYTGVDFCKRLCGVSIIRSGESMENALRACCKGIKIGKILIHREGDNGQQLIYEKLPTDISDRHVLLLDPILGTGNSAVQAISLLIKKGVPESNIIFLNLISAPQGVHVVCKHFPRVKIVTSEIEIGLNDDYRVIPGMGEFGDRYFGTDDD
- the LOC105176565 gene encoding uridine kinase-like protein 3 isoform X3; translation: MIIEQLHDQRVVLVNQDSFYHNLTPEEFKKVHEYNFDHPDAFDTEQLLCIMEKLKHGQAVDIPRYDFKSYKNDIFPARRVNPSDVIILEGILIFHDLRVRDLMNMKIFVDTDADVRLARRIRRDTVEKGRDIGMVLDQYSKFVKPAFDDFILPTKKYADIIIPRGGDNHVAIDLIVQHIRTKLGQHDLCKIYPNLYVIQSTFQIRGMHTLIRDSQSTKHDFVFYSDRLIRLVVEHGLGHLPFTEKQVITPTGSVYTGVDFCKRLCGVSIIRSGESMENALRACCKGIKIGKILIHREGDNGQQLIYEKLPTDISDRHVLLLDPILGTGNSAVQAISLLIKKGVPESNIIFLNLISAPQGVHVVCKHFPRVKIVTSEIEIGLNDDYRVIPGMGEFGDRYFGTDDD